The following are encoded in a window of Scleropages formosus chromosome 7, fSclFor1.1, whole genome shotgun sequence genomic DNA:
- the LOC108930077 gene encoding programmed cell death protein 6-like, translating to MAAYYTPFPQNSQIPDQGFLWNVFQRVDKDNSGSISASELQQALSNGTWTPFNPAAVQSIISMFDKDKKGGVNFSEFAGVWKYINDWQNIFRTYDRDNSGRIDRNELKQALTVFGYRLSEQFYSTLIHKFDRQQTGQMAFDDFIQCCIALQRLTELFRRYDTDQDGWLHLSYEQYLSMLLNVV from the exons ATGGCGGCGTATTACACTCCGTTTCCACAGAATAGCCAGATTCCTGATCAGGGGTTTCTCTGGAATGTCTTTCAGAG AGTGGACAAGGACAACAGTGGCTCCATATCCGCATCAGAGCTGCAGCAAGCTTTGTCCAACG GCACCTGGACGCCTTTCAATCCTGCAGCAGTGCAGTCAATCATAT CCATGTTTGACAAGGACAAGAAAGGAGGCGTGAACTTCAGTGAGTTTGCAGGTGTGTGGAAGTACATCAACGACTGGCAGAACATCTTCCGCACGTATGACAGAGACAACTCCGGCAGAATCGACAGGAATGAGCTCAAACAGGCCCTTACCGTGTTTG GGTACCGACTCTCCGAGCAGTTCTACAGCACCCTCATCCACAAGTTCGACAGGCAGCAAACGGGACAAATGGCTTTTGATGACTTCATCCAGTGTTGTATTGCTctacag AGGCTCACAGAGCTGTTCCGGAGGTACGACACGGACCAGGACGGCTGGCTTCATCTCTCCTACGAACAGTACCTTTCGATGCTCTTGAACGTGGTGTAG